A portion of the Cyanobacteriota bacterium genome contains these proteins:
- a CDS encoding heme-copper oxidase subunit III, with protein MQGSLADPTKAIRNHQTVAHTADHGAAHHHDFRLFGVVVFLVAESMIFLGLFAAYGTFRLAAPGWTNDTELELLLPSINTAILVSSSFVINQANKAIKADNVRGLQMWFGITALMGAIFLAGQLYEYNHLEFTLATNLFASTFYVLTGFHGLHVCFGLVMILAVLWRSFKPGHYSSTSHFGVEAAELYWHFVDVVWIVLFLLLYIL; from the coding sequence CTGCAAGGTTCACTAGCTGACCCCACCAAGGCAATTCGTAACCATCAGACTGTTGCCCACACTGCTGATCACGGTGCTGCCCACCATCATGACTTTCGCTTGTTCGGCGTAGTTGTGTTCCTCGTGGCAGAGAGTATGATCTTCCTGGGCCTGTTTGCCGCCTATGGAACCTTTCGCCTAGCAGCTCCTGGTTGGACAAACGACACAGAATTGGAACTGTTGCTGCCAAGCATTAACACCGCCATCCTAGTTTCCAGTAGCTTTGTGATTAACCAGGCAAACAAAGCCATTAAGGCCGATAACGTCAGAGGTTTGCAGATGTGGTTTGGGATCACAGCCCTCATGGGAGCCATCTTCCTAGCTGGACAGCTCTATGAATATAACCATTTGGAATTCACACTGGCGACTAACCTATTTGCTAGTACTTTCTATGTGTTAACTGGCTTTCACGGCCTGCACGTTTGCTTTGGACTAGTAATGATCTTGGCGGTGCTTTGGCGATCGTTCAAGCCAGGTCATTACTCTAGCACTAGCCACTTTGGCGTAGAGGCAGCAGAACTCTATTGGCACTTTGTGGATGTGGTTTGGATTGTACTGTTCTTGTTGCTATACATTCTCTAG
- the ctaD gene encoding cytochrome c oxidase subunit I yields MAQAQLQVPIPQVHHEHGETPWWTYFTFSTDHKVIGIQYLVTTFIFYLVGGALATAVRTELATPDVDFVSRELYNSLFTIHATVMIFLWIVPAGTGGFGNYLVPLMIGARDMAFPKLNAIAFWLIPPAGILLLSSFFVGAAGSGWTSYPPLSLMNGKAGELIWILSVLLLGTSSILGAINFIVTIVKMRLPGMGFNSMPLFCWAMLAASGLVLLSTPVLAGALILLSFDLMAGTAFFNPTGGGDPIVYQHMFWFYSHPAVYIMILPVFGMISEILPVHARKPIFGYKAIAYSSIAISFLGLIVWAHHMFTSGTPDWLRMFFMIMTMIIAVPTGIKIFSWLGTLWGGKLRLNSALLFGMGFVSMFVIGGLSGVMLASVPIDVHVHDTYFVVAHLHYVLFGGSVFGLYAGLYHWFPKMTGRMLNEKLGILHFVMTFIGFNLTFLPMHKLGLAGMPRRVAEYDPKFAALNLLCTIGTYILATSTIPFIVNAIWSWIAGPKAGNNPWKALTLEWMTSSPPPVENFDGDPVLVCHPYDYGVATRTEGVEEMISKSRRLAIPDGP; encoded by the coding sequence ATGGCTCAAGCACAACTCCAAGTTCCTATTCCGCAAGTTCATCATGAGCATGGTGAAACCCCTTGGTGGACTTACTTCACCTTTAGCACCGACCACAAGGTAATTGGCATTCAATACTTGGTGACCACCTTTATCTTTTACTTGGTTGGCGGTGCCTTGGCTACGGCAGTGCGCACTGAACTAGCTACGCCAGATGTTGATTTTGTTAGTCGAGAGTTGTATAACAGCCTGTTTACTATCCACGCTACGGTCATGATCTTTCTGTGGATTGTGCCCGCGGGAACAGGTGGATTTGGTAACTACTTAGTGCCACTGATGATTGGCGCGCGAGATATGGCATTTCCTAAGTTAAATGCCATTGCCTTCTGGCTGATTCCTCCGGCTGGCATCTTACTGCTAAGCAGTTTCTTTGTTGGTGCTGCTGGCTCCGGTTGGACATCCTATCCGCCTTTAAGCTTGATGAATGGCAAGGCTGGGGAACTGATTTGGATCTTGAGCGTGTTGCTGTTGGGTACGTCTTCGATTTTGGGAGCCATTAACTTTATCGTCACGATCGTCAAAATGCGCCTCCCTGGCATGGGGTTCAACTCAATGCCCCTATTTTGCTGGGCTATGCTAGCTGCTTCCGGGTTAGTGCTGTTATCTACGCCAGTGTTGGCAGGGGCATTAATCCTACTGTCCTTTGACCTGATGGCTGGGACTGCATTCTTTAACCCCACGGGCGGTGGTGATCCGATCGTCTACCAGCACATGTTCTGGTTCTACTCTCACCCTGCGGTTTACATCATGATCCTGCCAGTGTTTGGCATGATATCTGAGATTCTGCCCGTGCACGCTCGCAAGCCCATCTTTGGCTATAAGGCGATCGCCTACTCTAGTATTGCCATCAGCTTCCTTGGTTTGATTGTTTGGGCACACCACATGTTTACCAGTGGCACCCCTGACTGGTTGCGAATGTTCTTTATGATCATGACCATGATCATCGCCGTTCCCACGGGCATCAAAATCTTTAGCTGGCTGGGAACCCTGTGGGGTGGAAAGCTACGTCTCAACAGTGCCCTCCTGTTTGGCATGGGCTTTGTCTCGATGTTCGTAATCGGTGGGCTGAGTGGGGTGATGCTAGCCTCTGTTCCTATAGATGTGCATGTGCATGACACCTACTTCGTTGTGGCACACCTGCACTATGTACTCTTTGGAGGCAGTGTGTTTGGTCTCTACGCTGGCCTCTATCACTGGTTCCCTAAGATGACCGGACGAATGCTGAATGAGAAGCTAGGCATTCTTCACTTTGTGATGACCTTTATTGGCTTTAACCTGACCTTCTTGCCGATGCACAAGCTAGGCTTGGCGGGGATGCCTCGTCGGGTTGCTGAGTATGATCCTAAGTTTGCTGCACTTAACCTGCTGTGTACGATCGGCACCTATATCTTGGCAACCTCTACAATTCCCTTTATTGTCAATGCCATTTGGAGCTGGATTGCAGGCCCCAAAGCAGGCAATAACCCCTGGAAAGCACTAACCCTAGAGTGGATGACCTCATCACCACCACCCGTAGAAAACTTTGACGGAGACCCTGTGTTGGTTTGTCATCCCTATGACTACGGTGTTGCCACACGTACCGAAGGCGTAGAAGAAATGATATCCAAATCTCGCAGGTTAGCGATTCCTGATGGCCCTTAA
- a CDS encoding cytochrome c oxidase subunit II produces the protein MESIPTPIITLLIGVIVTIVSIWYGQNHGLLPAEASAAAPAVDGLFNTMVTIAMALFLLVQGVLIYVGIRYRRKPGDNTDALPVHGNIPLEVLWTSIPAVIVLGLAVYSFDVYMSEGAIDPMSHSAHHRHSATQVASHSKTLAKGAAIAASLDSDQSANVSANLVASIPDGIKNMTGAKSGDAVEVNVTGLQFAWIFTYPQDGVVSGELHIPVDRPIVLNISANDVLHAFWVPEFRLKQDAIPGRTTQLQFVANRIGTYPVICAELCGSYHGGMKTQVHVYSAEDYDAWLQSQKAVATTDREQVVAAVSPSAMSDADYLAPYAQEFGVNSAVLHSLHENHSLHSTM, from the coding sequence GTGGAAAGTATCCCAACTCCCATTATCACCCTATTGATCGGTGTAATCGTTACGATCGTCAGCATTTGGTATGGTCAGAATCATGGGCTGCTGCCAGCAGAAGCCTCTGCTGCTGCTCCTGCAGTTGATGGTTTATTCAACACCATGGTGACTATCGCTATGGCGTTGTTCCTGCTGGTGCAAGGAGTTTTGATCTACGTTGGCATTCGCTATCGTCGCAAACCAGGAGACAACACCGATGCCCTGCCAGTGCATGGCAACATTCCCCTAGAGGTACTATGGACTTCGATTCCAGCGGTGATTGTCTTGGGTTTGGCCGTCTACAGCTTTGATGTGTACATGAGCGAAGGCGCGATCGACCCCATGAGTCACAGTGCTCATCATCGTCACTCCGCAACCCAGGTGGCTAGTCACTCCAAGACCCTAGCAAAAGGAGCAGCGATCGCTGCCTCCCTAGACTCTGACCAGTCTGCTAATGTATCTGCTAATCTAGTGGCCTCAATTCCTGATGGCATCAAGAACATGACAGGCGCTAAATCAGGCGATGCCGTGGAGGTGAATGTAACGGGGTTACAGTTTGCTTGGATTTTCACCTATCCCCAGGATGGGGTCGTGTCTGGAGAACTGCACATTCCTGTTGATCGTCCGATTGTGCTGAACATCAGTGCGAATGATGTGCTCCATGCCTTTTGGGTACCAGAGTTTCGGTTGAAGCAAGATGCTATACCGGGACGCACTACTCAGTTGCAATTTGTGGCTAACCGAATTGGCACCTATCCAGTTATCTGTGCAGAACTCTGTGGCTCTTACCACGGCGGCATGAAGACTCAAGTGCATGTTTACAGTGCTGAAGACTACGATGCTTGGTTGCAATCCCAGAAGGCAGTTGCCACTACAGATAGAGAACAAGTGGTAGCTGCGGTTAGCCCATCGGCAATGTCTGACGCTGACTACTTGGCTCCCTATGCCCAAGAGTTTGGAGTCAACTCAGCAGTGCTACATAGCTTGCATGAAAACCACTCGCTGCACTCCACAATGTAA